The Phocoena sinus isolate mPhoSin1 chromosome 8, mPhoSin1.pri, whole genome shotgun sequence nucleotide sequence GGCAGAGGTTGCTGAGGCCCAAGGATGGCTGCAGTTTGGTGCCTGGGAGGGTCACACAGTTCTCTCCCCGGCTCCATCCTCGGAGTGGCGTGACTGCAGTCCACACACAGGGATGCAGGTGGTAGGGGCACTTCGGTAAGCTCCTCCCGCAATTGCTCACCAGCCTTGGACCACCAGAGTCCTTCTCTCACGTGAGCCCCTTGCCCTCTTTCTTGCTGTTTTACCCCAGCCCCAATTCAGAACCGGGCAAGAGGAGGACACAACACCTGAAATACTAGGATGATAATCCCATCAGCAGTTGGCTTTTGCCACAGCTCTCCAGCCCCTCTTCAGAAGTCCAAGGGCACATGCCTGAGTCTGTGTCATGGGGGAGAGCCTGGCAGCCGGCCCCCAGCACAAGGAGGACAGGCAGATCCCAACCATCCCAATGCCCTGGCAGACAGCACCTGGCACTTGGCCACCCCTCCATGAAGAGACAGCCATGGCCTATTCACCTGGGCAGGTGGTGGTGAGTGGCGGGAGACCTCTATCTTTGTCTAGACATCCCCAGGCCCCAGAAGGAAGCCCCCTCTCCCCTGGCACATGATACATACACTTTGGCTTGCGAAGGGGTACTGGGTGCAACTCGGTGGTGATGGTTTTAGGCGACAGGAGCTGTTCCTTTGAGCCCCAGTCTTCTTCCCACTGCTTCTTAaaattctcttcctcctccacgATCCTGAAATAAGACGCCTGTGACTGGAGTCAGAACCTTTGCAGGCCTGCCTTCTGCCTATTGGGGAACGCCAACCAGCCTGGGGAGAAGCCACGTGGTTGTAGCTGTGACGAAAACGAGTCCCTGGCACTTGTATTCTAAATCAGGTGTGAATGCCACCCTGACAGTTACAAGACTGTATTCCAGTTACCCTAATATGATGGGTTTTACTAGGATTATGGAATGACTACAAATAAGGGACAGTCCGCCAGGGGGACAAGAGGGCCAGGTAAACTGGGCCTGGAGGTGGCCTCTGGGGCCGCACTCCTTCGAGTACACTCACGTCCACGCACAGACATGTGTGTGCAGACACATGGGGCCAAGGCACTCACTGTTCCATCTCCTTCCGGTATCTCTCATTTTCCTCTGCTGCCTTCTGGgcaatttcctttttccttctgaaacACAAATGCAAGTTGGCATGTTGGAATCTATGTCAGAGAAGTTAACTCTTCCTTGCAGCTAATCTCTGATTtgagaaaagttttaaatatttcttccagGCTCTTTTCCAAGGATGCCTGGACCAAATTTGGATGCTGGGAAAGAGGGTCCAGAAaagtctggatcctgtgctcttGTGTGGTTTCGTCTGGCACTGCTGAGCAGAGATTCTGCACTGCGGGAGACTGGAGGCAGTTCAGTGCAGgccacatgccatgcagccaCCTCTAAACACCAGCATAAAGTGACTGACTGAGTGAGGTCCTCCCAGAGGCAAAGCCGGGGCTGCTAAGCAAGGCCAGAGTAAAGGGCAGAGGTACCACCCAGGGTGGTTCTTCAGGCAAATTCTGTGATGGGAGAGGTGGAAAGATCCTGTCCActttcctttcccaaattcttATTATGCTCATAGAATGTATCTGGATTGGGATCTTGACAATAGTTTTTGACTTATGAATTCTCTCAGTCATCATCCCAGCCACTCTGGAGTTGGTGGGGGGTAGTTCTTATCACCATAGATGGGGCAGCCAAACTGCCTGGGTATGAATTCCACAGCTTAGCCATGTCTGACTTTGGACACAAGTGgtgtaacctctctgagtctcagtctcctcacctataaaatgggttaATACCATCTATCTCCCAGGGCTATTATGGGAATTCAGTTGAGGAACGTAAACAAGGCCCTAATACAACGCCAGCCACGTGGTTGGTACTTGACAAATGTTAGTTATTGCTAGTAGCATCCTCATTTTCCATATTCCTGGGTCTTGGAAATCAAGGGCTTTCCTTggcaaggagggaggaggagcctCGTGGTCTGGAGGCAGGGGATGCTTCCACTGAGCATCACTGAGCCCATCTGGTCTGAAGACAGGCCTCGAGGGAGAGAATAAAGTCAGCTCAGGATGCAGTGGGCAGGAAGAAAGGCGGGTGGGATGGTACAGTGgtctgggagggcagggcaggggcctcCTGGCTGGCCACACTCACTGCCGCTCCATCTCCTGCTGCTCCCGGAGGATCTTGTTGGATTCCATCGCCAGCCGCTTCTGCATCAGAAGCTCCTGTCGCTGCAGCTCGCGCTGCCGGAACTCTGCCAGCCGCTCCCGGTCTGTCATGAACAGCTCCCGGCCCTCATGGGGAGAAAAGAGGCGCCTTGCTCAGTCCCCTGGGAACCTAGAAGTCCACTGCCAGAGTTTGAGGGCCAAGATTTGGGTTGCCTTCTCATCTCCGTGGCCCCCCATGTCAGGCATTGTGGCTCCTGCTCTGTCTGACCCAAGCTTCTGGCTGGGCAGAAATCCTCCCCAGCTGCTATCAGAGCTTCAGGGAAGGAGACCCCTTGGCCTTTCCCACGAGTGTGTGGCAGAGATCAGGGGTCTGAGCAGCTGGGCTGCAGGTCAGGGGTCACGGGGCCCCCACCAGCTCGTTCTGGACTTACAGCTCCAGCTACGACGGAGATGGTCAGGCTGCGGCTACTCTTCAGCACGTTCACGGCCTGTGGGGACAGGCAGATAGTCAGCTGAGACCTGACAGATCAGAGTAGTTGAGGCCTCTGGAGAGCACAGAAGGTTTCAGACATTGTGGCAAGGGGGACGTAGGTGAGAAGAGGACAGCAGAGAGGATCACAGCCAGAAGGTGAAAAACCCACATCTCACCTCCTTGTGGTCCAGGTTGGAGAAGTCGATGCCATTGACTTCGACAATCTGGTCCCCTGGCTGGTGGAGAAATGGAGAGGGATCAGCATGTTGGAAGAGCTCCCCCTGGAGGCCAGCATCAGACGTTGGGTCTTCAAGTAGCTGTACCTCAACTCTTCCGAAAGAGCAGAGTTCCAATAGGGTCCTCCCAGGGCTCCTCCACCCCATATCTCTTTCATCAGTTGTCAAATATTACACCTTTAGAAGTTCATTACTTTGGCTGAATTTACGACATTTGCTTTAAAAACTCAGTTTGTAGACTTAGGAGCCTTTAAGCTTCTCATACAGTAGATTCTGTGTGGAGTCATAATAATAACTAGTATCATAGCTAACGTTAATCGATCCCTCAGTATGTACCAGACACAGTTCTAAGCAtatgtattaatacatttaatctACACAATGACCCCAGAAGGAAGGCTagtacccccattttacaggataggaaactgaagcagagaaagaggaaataacttgtccaaagatGAGATTAAGAGTTCTATCTAGCTCTGGAATCAGACcacctaggtttgaatcccagccctgccataCTACGTACATGATCTTGGAAAGATCTTTCTCtggctctcagtttcctcatctgtgaaatgaggctaACGATAGTACCTTATTTTCAGAGTTCTCATACATTTTAAAGGGCTTAGAACAATGTCCAATCCAGTTAACGCTCAATGAATGTCAATTCTGATTATTATTACTACATCCCAAGCTCAGGACCAAAGGTTCTCAGAGCTGGAGAAGGGCTGGAGAAAGGCTCAAATGTCACcccctctgtgaagccttccctttGGGGGTTAGTAGGAATCATCAGCCAGTGAGTGTTGAGAGAGGGCTGTGTGGGAAAGCACGTGCTCCATCCCTGTGCGATCACAGTCTGACCCTGCGCCCCACAGGGGCCCCACTGGGGCAGGCCCAGGGTCActcacctccagccccacctcagcAGACAGGGAGCCAGGCTTCACGTGGCTGATGAAGATGCCAGGTTTCTGGATGGGGCCGCTGGAAATGCTGTGGGAGATTCGGAAGATCAGGTGAGCCTCTGCTCTTCAGTGCTGGCTCATTTTCAATGACCGGCCCCCATGCCTGTGTGTCCAGGTCACGCATGAGCTCAGTACCCAAGCCCTCTGTCATCTACCTGTTCAGCCTCATTTCCCTGTGGCAACTACCAACAGAAAGCTACGTCTAATTCCCCCTACCCAACCTCTCATCCAACCTATTGCATatgctgtttcttctctctttctagcATTTTCCTATGCATTCCTCAACTCTCAAATGTTATCTCCTCTACAAGGTTTTAACCAATCTCCTTATTCTATCCCCTGACTAAGCTGGTTGCTCCCTTCCCTGTGCTCCTAAAACACCTACAGCAAGGATGGCACTTGTACTGTTTGTTAATCTCCCCTCCCAGATCTGTGGCAGATATCACTAATCAATCGCAACACTCTTTTCCACCTACGCCTAGATACAGCATTAAAGTTCTTTTCAAAATAGTACTCCAGGGCAGCCACCACTAACTGACTAGAGAGAGCACAGGATGGAAAACTTATTTGCCACGCCTGACCCAGAATGCAGCTCCGTGACAGAGTCCCTCAATACTAGAACTGTTTATGTGGTTGGCTTCTATATTAAGCTATAATTTCTTAGAAaggagggactttttttttttaaatcacttatgCTTGTCAGAAATGTGATGGAATGGAAATAAGAAGAATaacttagggaattccctggtggtccagtggttaggactctgcgctttcgctgccgagggcccagattcaatctctggtcggggaactaggatcgcACAAGCCTCGTggtgcggtcaaaaaaaaaaaaagacaaataataatagctaatatttacgaACTGCTTACTACCTGCCAGGCACTAGGCTTGGTACTTCATTCTGTCATCTCACTCTTCCTCACAACAGCCTTGTGATATGGGGATTATTACTGCTGatttatagagaaagaaactgaggggacttccctggtggcacagtggttaggactctgtgctcccaatgcagggagcccggatttgatccctggtcagggaactagatcccacatgcatgccgcaactaagaattcgcatgccacaactaaggagtccacgtgccacaactaaggagctggcgagctgcaactaaggagcccacctgctgcaacgaagacctgatgcaaccaagacaaacaaacaagcaaccaaaacaaacaaacaaacaaataaataaaagaaactgagggtcagggtggttaagtaacttgtccaaggttctAGAGCTCATAGGTGGCACAGCAGGGCCTAGATCTCTAACTGCAGTACCTGTGTGCTTAACAAGAATGCCCCATGAGACCCAATGCCTGTTTGCAACTCCCTGGCTGCCTCCTAAGGAAGCCACAAGGTAATAAGTGAGAAGGGAACTGTGACAGACATGATCAGCTTGACAGGTTCCTTTTGCATGACTTGAGGGCCCACCAAAGGAATATGGCTCTgcctttgggcctcagtttcctcctctgtaaaatgggcctgtTAGAGCTGTCCCTCTGGCCctacagggctgttgtgaagctCAGAGGGGAAATCAAGCACCAAGAAGTGTCATTGCTAGTGGACAAAAATCTCCTCAGAAGCAGCAGTGAGGAAGGGGAGTGGTGTGAGGGACCTATTGGGGTCTGCTGGCCATGAGTGAGCCCCAGGGCGTACCTGCCACCCACCTGCAGCCAAGGCCCCGGGAGCCCACCAGGCTGATGAAGACCTTCTTCTCCTTGTTTTCCTGACTGCTGGGGGAGCCCAGGCTGGTCTGCCCACCCTGAGGGAGGGAGACGATAAGGTCACCGGGTGTCCGCATTGTGCAAGGGGCCTCTTGTGCTCATAAGGCCTTCGGGGCGAGCAATGCTGTCCCCACATGAGCCCGACTGCCATTTTGTCCCTGGGAGTGTGTGTCTATACCAGCTGGGCCACCACCCACAGGGGCATTCTGGATGTGCTGGGGGCCTATATGAAGCCCCTGAGGACACACCCCTAGAGAAGGCCTTCCTTCAGGACCAGCTACCCCATCCAGCCCATCCAGCCCCCATCACCGGCGGTCCTGACCCTTACCCCAGATTCCGACACAAACTGATCCACATACTGCCATTTGAGGGGCTCATCGGGAGAGCTGATGGCAGGGGAAAGTAGAAGGCGGGTCATTAGGGAGAGATGTTTGAGGCACCAGGCCCCAAATCCAAATCTTCCCCATCTGAAGCCTGCACCATCACTGGCCCAGGGGCAGTGCTGGCCAGACCCCAGGCTGATCCAGGACCCTGAGCCCATAGGGAGGAGTCTGCCTGCAGAGGAGGGTCCTGCTCACCTCTTCACAGGGATCAGGCCGATGTCTGGGGGAGAAAGGTATGGGGGTTAGGATGgctcctctgccctcccttcctcccctagGAGCTGGGTACCACCAGgtgccccaccctgccccaccgtCAGCACCCCCGTGCTCTGGCCTCACTCACGTCTCACTTTGATGGACACAGTCTTCTTGGTGCGGATGAGGTTGATGACCTCCTCATGGGTGCAGGAGGCGATGGAATACCCATTGATCCGGACGATCTCGTCCCCTACCTTAACCACAGGCAGAGAGAAGACGCACCAGGGTGAGGAAGCATCGGGCAGCTGGGCAGGCTCATGGCCAGATACTCCTGGCCTGCTCTCCAGGAGTCtttctgcccattttacagatgggggaacCAAGATGGGGGCGAGGGGCACAGAGAGCGGgtagcagagctgggaggagAAGTCAGGATTCTGTACCCTCACTCTGTCCCTTCCACCCACTGGGGCACCATCAGGTTCTGGAATTCATGCGAAGGGCGACCCTCCAACAAGATTCAAGCAGCTTTTCCCTGGCCTTTGTCCTCTGAGCACCTTGGCCCTGGGGATCAGTCCTGAAGCTCCCCATTTAATAACTACGGGGCTGGAAGGATCCTCAGACATCAgttgaaactgaggcccaggaggtgATGTTTTGTCCACAGTCACAGTCATTAGCTACAGAGCAGGGACTGGATCGTGGATGACCCGACCCTCTCCAGCCTGAGGCCAGGGCAGGTCAGCTGGCggcctacctcacaccacacatGTTGACCCTTTAGAGACTTGTTAGTAAGTGTAGGGGACGCAGCTTGACTCTCAGTGAGGTCTGGGGGCTGGGTGGGCACATAGCCTCTGAGGGGTCCTCTGGGCCAACACCTACCCTTTACAACAACCCCCAGAGTCACCTTCTCCCTATTGTCACCTGAACACTTCCCTTCCACACCTGGACCCAGACCCCCGCCTTCTCAGTGGTCTGGCAAGGGGCTCAAAGAGGTGCCACAGGGGCGGGAGGGGGGTGGTCACTAAGGACCCCTCTAGGTTTCTGGGGCCTTCTCATGGAAGGAGAATGGCTGGATGGCCTCCTTGCAGCAGTTCTTCACAACAACTCTGCGTGTCTGTtaatcagatgaggaaactgaggctcagagaggtgaggtgacttgctcaaggtcatccAGCTAGTGAAGAGTGTTGCTGAGATTTGACATCAGGGCTCCCTGACAGACAAGTGTTGTCTCTTGGGTGTCTGGAAGCAGAAAAGAAGGGACTCTGGCCAAGCTTGGCTGCAGTTCCCTGTGTCCTGTCCTCTCTGGATCCTTGCCACCTGACAGAGCCCTCAAGTCCCATAGGAAAGGCAGGGATAACTCtgtccattttacagctgggacAACCAAGGCACACAGATTATTCTCTAGCCTTGGACTATACAGCAAGTTGTGCAGGGCAGAGGATGTAGGTTCAGACAGGATACACTTggacaaaaatctaaaataactCCAGTAGGGGCACAAGTGCAGAGATGGAGGAGTCCCAGGGCTGGGTCCAAGCCCCCCACTCGGGGCCCAGTCTCACAGGTCAAATCAACGGGACCTTCAGTTGGGCCAGGCTGTATCTGaacgtgcccctcccccaccctcagacATGCGATCTCCCCAGAAACATGAACCCCACCCAGACAGGTGAATGGATGCAGATGTTTTCCCCAAGCTGCTCTGAGTGAAGCTCCCTGTGTTGTTCCAAAAGGGAACCTGCCCGGGACCCCAGTGGAATGATTCCCACACAACCCCCGGCTCAGCTTGCAGGATtggctttcctctccctctcGCTCCCGCGTGGAGCCCTGCAAAAGGCCCTTTGTGCAAGGGCAACAGTGAAATGACGATCTGAGGGACAGCGGCACAAAGGAGAGATGAGCCCGTTAACCCGAGAAAGGGTTGATAATTCATAAGCCTGAGAAACAGGCAGGAAGGTAAAAGTCTAAGTTTCATTAAAATGCCCTGATGCCCCCAATCATGGAGGAATCATTGAGAAATGCTTGTCCTAGGAGGAGACCTCACCctggaaaaaaaagagggctCAGCTGACGCCAAGAGAAGAGctcattatgtttttttctctggctgtgtTTCTGGGCTGGAAAATGTGTGGCACAGGAGAGGAATAATGAAGGGGCTGAAATTTCAGACGCTGCCAGTGAGCCGTGAGACAGGGATTTAGAACAAAGCGATGTCTGTCAGCTCCCAGTTTCCACCTCCCACTCCACGGTGTCTTGTACCATTAGCCATCAGGGCCCCTGAAGCCCCTGGCTTGGCAGCCCAGATTGGGATGCTGGTAACAAACATGCTGGAAGctctgggcaggggtgggagggcctCTTCTGTCTGGACATATAAAAACACAGCTCTGAGCTCTGGCAGGAGCGAGACCTGGAGGTCTGCCCATCTCTGCCCAGACACTGAGGCGTGGCGACCCCAAGGGAGGGGCCCCTGGGGTGCTGAAGAGAGATCCCTGGACTTGGCAGTCAGgagacccaggttcaaatcctggctttgccacttactggctgtgtgactctaGTCAAGTCCCTGATCTTCTATcaactctgtaaaatggggatgagaaagCCCAGGCATACAATGAGAACTGGCTGTCAACTTGTTACCTGGCACATTATAGGTGTTTATTAAATCTCCCTCTCTGCTTGCTTAACAAACACACAGCAtgaactggtatatatagaatggataaacaacaaggtcctattgtacagcacagggaactatatccaatatccagtgataaaccataatggaaaagaatatgaaaaagaatgtatatatgtttatgactgagtcactttgctgtacagcagtaattaacacattgtaaatcaactatacttcaataaaaagaatttagaaaaaaatagtacaTTCATATGATTCAAAAgccaaataatattaaaagacaTAGCCTTAAATGACTCCATCTCACCTTATCCCCCATCCACTCCAGTTCCCCCTCCAACAAGTAACTGcttttcattgtgtgtgtgtgtgtgtgtgtgtgtgtgtgtgtgtttccttaagCAAACACAAACAAATCATATATATTCTGGGAGCATAAAATGCATGTTGTTTTCTGCAAACTAACACACAGCATTTATGAGCCAGATACTGATACAAGTACTTTGtaatatgaattcatttattcccGCCTAACAACCTGATGAGGTAGTAGTAGtatcatcatcccattttacagatgaggaaactgaggcagggggTTAAGTAATTtcaccaaagtcacacagctaatgaataGCAAAGCCAGGACATTCCAGCTCCAGAGTCTATGCTCTGAAGCACTGCACGATGCCagtatttccttttcccttccaggGAGAAGGCTATGTGTCCAGAACTTCAGGTGTCAGGACGTAATTATGCTCTTCCTTCAGACATAAGGGAGGTGGGGTGCAGTGCAGCAGGGGCAGCGACAGCTGGGAGCCAGGTTCTCAGCTCCACTCAAGAAAACAGgcaacacactactatatacaaaatagataaggacatactgtacagcacagggaactctacccaatactctataatggcctatatgggaaaggaatctaaaaaggagtggatgtatgtatatgtgtaactgattcactttgctgtacacctgaaactaagacaacagtgtaaatcaactatactccaattaaaattgaaagaagaaaaaaaacagacaagtgcCTGCAGCCAGACTTCTATAGGCCTGAGAACAATCTGTCAGGATACGTCACCCTTTTCCTCTCCCAAAGGCTCAGAAGGGCGAGGTGACCATGTTACACCACACAGCCTAGTGAGTGAATGAGGGGGAGGCAGGAAGCCTGAGGGCTTGGTCCCCACATTCCCTGAGCTCTGCTCACTCACCTGGAGCCCGACGCTGTCTGCCTGGCCACCTTTGATGAGGTGGGAGATGAAGAGCCCACAGCCAAACTCAAGGCCACCACGCACGCTGAGGCCAAGGCCTTCGGGGTGCAGCCGGTCCAGACGCACCTCCTTCAGCTTCCTGCCAAGGGAGGAGGGGTCGGTGACGGCCCATCTCTGGCCTGATGGCCAGCGCTGCCCCATCCACTTGTGAGCAACCCTGTACATCCCAGGGTgacctctccccccaccccgcctccagcCTGTGGCTCTCTCCGCACCTGGAGCGCCGGGGGGTTAGTTGGTCGTACTCCACCTGGTGCTTCAGTGGGATCAGAGGCCTGATGGCGTCAAACAGGGGCAGGCGGCTGGGCTCGTTGATGACCAGCTTCAGGTCTCCCACAAGCACGGCCACGTCCATGGTTCTGCAGAGACACAGGGACCCTGAAGCCTCCCCCTTAGCCATGACCTCTGAGACCCCAGGATTCCCAGAGGAAGCAGTCCTGGGCTGGGTCCCCACCCACTGGGCCCAGGCCTTGGAATTGAGGAGGACTCTCCTGAAATGCCCAGAGCCCCTAACGATGGGTCGGGTGCCTCAGAAAAGTCCGTTCTCCCATGTAAGTATCTCAAGGAAACCATCGAAGTAGGGGTTGTTAACTCATCCTGCGGATGAAATCAAGCCAGGATTCAAAGTCAGCTCTGCCTACTTCTGAAGCCCAGCATCCTTCCAGACAGGAAACCTCTGTGAGATCGCAGTGAGCCCTCTCATCCCCTTGTTTCCTGCTCTGAGCTGCAGCCTTAAACTATCTCTCACAAGCCTCCACCTCTGACCGTTCAGACCCTCAACGTCTGGGGCCAGCACCTCTCCAGCTGCCAGCTGACTGGCTCACTCTCAGCccgtctttttttaaaatgtaaattgctCCTCTTCTCAAAACCCTTcgatggctccccactgcccagaGGACACAGTCCATCCTTCTTGGTAGGCTCAGGGCCTCCATGACCTGTTTCTGTGGAACTGCCCAGGCTGGTGGCTgttatggtctctgtcacaacctGTGCTTTCACATCTCTAAACCGTTGCTAATGTTGATCTCTCATCTTGGAATGTCCTTCCCTGATATTTCCCCCCAGCAAAATCCTTCTTACCCTTCAAAAACCTGGCTCAAGCCTTCTTGATCCTCCCTCCACAGTCAGAACTGAGAACTCCTTTCTTTACATTCCTGCTTTTACCTCTACTCAGCAGTTATTTCACTGGAACTTGTATTAGAGTTCCTTGTGTTGCTAGTGTCTGTCCATCTCCCCCAACTAAGCCACAAGTTAGTTGAGGAAAGGAAGTAGTTTTTCATTTCCACATTCTGCATGGTGCCCGGCCAGTGGCAGGAGCTTATAAATGTTACTGAATGAATCAAAAAGCGGGTGAGCGATAACAGACATCTGATGCCGGCACTGGGACCAGCTGGCATTTCCTGTCCTATCCTAGCAATCACACTCTGTTGAACCTATCTGGCTACCTGACAGCCTCCCCCATCAGACTGTAAGCAACTAGATGGCAGCAACCAGTCTGTCTTGCTTATACGTGTACCCCTATCCACTAGCACAGAGCCATACACAATGTATTtgtgtaaatatttgctgagacAAGTGAGTGGCGTGTCTATTTGATTCCCAGGAACACCGAGCATCAGCCTCCCTGAGCCCCCCAGGATAAGAGGGGGAGGTCCTCCTGTCTCAGAACAATCCATCCCAGGCTCCCCTGAAGACAGAGGTACCCGGGGTGGCCCACAGGAGCTGGACCCAGTACACTTACTGGTGGTACATCCGCAACACATCGTAGAGATAGTCCTTTTCTGCATCATTTTCAATCAGAAAATCCACCTGGAAAACCCAAAGGCAGAATTACAACTCCAGGCCCAGCACCCCGATAGCAGATCCCAGGGAAGGGGAGGCCCCTGCTGGGGGACCTCCTCCACATCTCCTCAGGGTtgtgagaagaggaaggaagccaGAGCCAGGGTGGCCCCCTGACTCCAACACATCAGACTGCGCAGACCACCCCGATGTGGCCCTAGGAGTACCTCTAAGCGTCCGACGTGGTCAGGCTGAGCCTCGTCCCCAGGTGGAGTGACACGTGTGCACACAGGGATGCACACGCATACCATACATGTGAACCCCCACGTGACAGCAATGCACCCCCATGGCAGCCATGCTGCCGATCACCTCCATGGCTATGTCATCTGTGTCCAGGGTGGCAACACCAACGTCAGCTCCCCGCTCTGGAAGAAGCCCACTGTCTTACCTGATGGTGGCTGTAGTGCCAGATAACTGCTTTCAGAAAGGATTTAGGCCACTCGCTCACAGAGCACATCCCACCGGCCGGGAGCGCCCTACCACTGGATTCTTCCTTGTCCAGTCCCGGCCTAAGCTGGGTCGGCCCTGACTTCTGGTCAGTCCTTCCCCTTCCCAGGCCCCTGTATGACTCCCCCACCACCCCAAGGGGAGAATCGGGTTACATTATTTCAACTTCACTGACGTCAATGGCTGGGAGTCCAAGGTCAGGGTCAAGAGCTGTTTCATTAGCACCTCAGTCCCAGGGGAGCTGGTGGGCCAGGAGCCCCAGATTCCACTCCCTGGGACAGCTCAGTGTGAATCTCTGTGCACTATATCCTTAGCTCTCTTTTCAGCCCAGGACTGAGTAAGAGGGCAGGGTGGAGGCTCGAGGGGTCCTTgggtccctccctcctccagcctccaggcCCAACAGCATGGTCCAGGGCCTCAGCCCACAGAGGGAGAAGCTGCTGCTGGAAGCTGGAAGCTCCCACCTGATTGGTCCTCAGAGGAGGGCCAGAGCATCTTTGCCTTTTTCTATGGGCATCTTAAGGACTCTGGAAGGTTGGGGGAAATCTGTCTGTCCCAACACAGAGA carries:
- the USH1C gene encoding harmonin; protein product: MDRKVAREFRHKVDFLIENDAEKDYLYDVLRMYHQTMDVAVLVGDLKLVINEPSRLPLFDAIRPLIPLKHQVEYDQLTPRRSRKLKEVRLDRLHPEGLGLSVRGGLEFGCGLFISHLIKGGQADSVGLQVGDEIVRINGYSIASCTHEEVINLIRTKKTVSIKVRHIGLIPVKSSPDEPLKWQYVDQFVSESGGGQTSLGSPSSQENKEKKVFISLVGSRGLGCSISSGPIQKPGIFISHVKPGSLSAEVGLEPGDQIVEVNGIDFSNLDHKEAVNVLKSSRSLTISVVAGAGRELFMTDRERLAEFRQRELQRQELLMQKRLAMESNKILREQQEMERQRKKEIAQKAAEENERYRKEMEQIVEEEENFKKQWEEDWGSKEQLLSPKTITTELHPVPLRKPKYDLGVDPEFDPADDLDGGTEKQGEQDFRKYEEGFDPYSMFTPEQIVGKDVRLLRIKKEGALDLALEGGVDSPIGKVVVSAVYEGGAAERHGGIVKGDEVMAINGKIVTDYTLAEAEAALQKAWNQGDWIDLVVAVCPPKEYDDELTFF